One stretch of Dyella jiangningensis DNA includes these proteins:
- a CDS encoding transglutaminase-like domain-containing protein encodes MRNRTAMLLLVLSLCPSPWSTTRAEAVASPDTTWMTVLLGGRKIGHLEIRHERVGDVVTTTQDLVIELNRSGSGIPLGVLTRSVESSAGEPLEFYARSTLSSTDTIVEGKRQPGGDFAVTTTVDGNARQTLLVWPPGAMLSEGQRLALVNAAGKPGENYTMDMFDPASQAVARVAMTVIGNEKVTLPEGSMILSHQRQVLKTPRGSQTMDLWLDDQGYARKGMLDMLGRKLEMLACSRKCAMAPVQKMDMFRAAMVDSPRLLPAYLRSSFLRYRVRAPAGGPQPIIGTDEQHVLDLGRGNWLVDVGNPQPGGQAPPTAEDTLPNAWVQSDAPEIRDLAKRVVGDARDDLQKMRRLRSFVSDYITQHGLDVGYASALEVLRTHDGDCTEYAVLLAALARAEHIPTRVVTGMVYADRFSGASRVFVPHAWVQSWINGRWQSFDAALRHFDSSHIALDTGDGDPWHFFNVANLFGQLHIEEITPTGELAGNLPPPTVGEPPVSAGNGR; translated from the coding sequence ATGCGCAACCGGACTGCCATGCTGTTGCTGGTGTTGTCGTTGTGCCCCTCCCCCTGGAGCACCACCCGGGCCGAGGCCGTGGCGTCGCCGGATACGACCTGGATGACCGTGCTTCTCGGCGGCCGCAAGATCGGCCACCTGGAAATCCGGCACGAGCGCGTCGGCGACGTCGTCACCACGACGCAGGACCTGGTGATCGAGCTCAATCGCAGCGGCAGCGGCATCCCGCTGGGCGTGCTGACCCGCAGCGTGGAAAGCAGCGCGGGCGAGCCGCTGGAGTTCTATGCTCGCAGCACGCTGTCCTCTACCGACACCATCGTGGAAGGCAAACGCCAGCCCGGCGGCGACTTCGCGGTGACCACCACCGTCGACGGCAACGCACGCCAGACCCTGCTGGTCTGGCCGCCCGGCGCGATGCTCAGCGAAGGGCAGCGCCTTGCCCTCGTCAACGCCGCGGGCAAGCCGGGCGAGAACTACACCATGGACATGTTCGACCCGGCCAGCCAGGCCGTCGCGCGGGTGGCGATGACGGTGATCGGCAACGAGAAGGTGACCCTGCCCGAAGGCAGCATGATCCTCAGCCACCAGCGCCAGGTGCTGAAGACTCCCCGCGGCTCGCAGACCATGGACCTGTGGCTGGACGACCAGGGCTACGCCCGCAAGGGCATGCTCGACATGCTGGGCCGAAAGCTGGAAATGCTCGCCTGCAGCCGCAAGTGCGCGATGGCGCCGGTACAGAAGATGGACATGTTCCGCGCCGCGATGGTCGATTCGCCGCGGCTGCTGCCAGCCTATCTGCGCAGCTCGTTCCTGCGTTACCGCGTTCGCGCGCCAGCCGGCGGTCCGCAACCGATCATCGGCACCGACGAACAGCACGTCCTCGACCTGGGGCGCGGCAACTGGCTGGTCGACGTGGGCAATCCCCAGCCCGGTGGCCAGGCGCCTCCGACCGCCGAGGACACGCTGCCCAATGCCTGGGTGCAATCGGATGCACCGGAAATCCGTGACCTCGCCAAGCGGGTGGTGGGCGACGCGCGGGACGACCTGCAGAAGATGCGCCGCCTGCGCAGCTTCGTCAGCGACTACATCACCCAGCACGGGCTCGACGTGGGCTACGCCTCGGCGCTGGAGGTGCTGCGCACCCATGACGGCGACTGCACCGAATACGCCGTGCTGCTCGCTGCGCTGGCGCGCGCCGAGCACATCCCGACACGGGTGGTGACCGGCATGGTCTATGCCGACCGCTTCTCCGGCGCTTCGCGCGTATTCGTTCCCCATGCCTGGGTGCAGTCCTGGATCAACGGACGTTGGCAGAGCTTCGACGCCGCCCTGCGCCACTTCGACAGCAGCCACATCGCCCTGGATA
- the purT gene encoding formate-dependent phosphoribosylglycinamide formyltransferase: MKPFGTPYSDRALRVLLLGSGELGKEVAIELQRFAVEVIAVDRYANAPAMQVAHRSHVIDMLDGAALRQLIEAEKPDLVVPEIEAIHTPTLLELEKGGLRVIPTARAAWLTMDREGIRRLAAEELKLPTSPYRFCETEAEYRDAAAQIGLPFVIKPVMSSSGKGQSVVRHEDELQAAWDYAQSGGRAGKGRVIVEGFVDFDYEITLLTVQHKDGASFCAPIGHRQEDGDYRESWQPQPMSDAALVEAQRQAAAITGALGGWGVFGVEFFVKGHHVIFSEVSPRPHDTGLVTLISQDLSEFALHARAILGLPIPAIRQLGPSASCAVLVEGDGDAPRYLNVAEALSQPDTQLRIFGKPTVKGRRRMAVTLARDEDIETAKAKAIAAANMLRVEL, encoded by the coding sequence ATGAAGCCGTTTGGCACGCCTTATTCCGACCGCGCCCTGCGCGTGCTGCTGCTGGGTTCGGGCGAACTCGGCAAGGAGGTGGCCATCGAGCTGCAGCGCTTTGCCGTGGAAGTGATCGCGGTGGACCGTTATGCAAATGCACCGGCGATGCAGGTGGCCCATCGCAGCCATGTGATCGACATGCTGGATGGCGCCGCGCTGCGCCAGCTGATCGAGGCGGAAAAGCCTGACCTGGTGGTGCCGGAAATCGAAGCCATCCACACACCGACGCTGCTCGAACTGGAAAAAGGCGGCCTGCGCGTGATACCCACGGCCCGCGCCGCGTGGCTCACGATGGACCGCGAAGGCATCCGCCGTCTCGCCGCCGAAGAACTGAAGCTGCCGACCTCGCCTTACCGTTTCTGCGAGACCGAGGCCGAATATCGCGACGCCGCCGCTCAGATCGGCCTGCCGTTCGTGATCAAGCCCGTAATGAGCTCTTCCGGCAAGGGGCAGAGCGTGGTGCGCCATGAAGACGAGCTGCAGGCTGCCTGGGATTACGCCCAGTCCGGCGGGCGCGCCGGCAAGGGCAGGGTGATCGTCGAAGGCTTCGTCGATTTCGACTACGAGATCACCCTGCTGACCGTGCAGCACAAGGATGGCGCGAGTTTTTGCGCGCCCATCGGGCATCGCCAGGAGGACGGCGACTATCGCGAATCGTGGCAACCGCAGCCCATGAGCGATGCGGCCTTGGTCGAGGCGCAGCGCCAGGCTGCGGCGATCACGGGCGCACTCGGCGGATGGGGCGTGTTCGGCGTGGAATTCTTCGTCAAGGGTCACCACGTGATCTTCTCGGAGGTGAGCCCGCGCCCGCACGACACTGGTCTGGTGACCCTGATTTCGCAGGATCTCTCCGAGTTCGCACTGCATGCACGCGCCATTCTCGGCCTGCCGATTCCGGCCATTCGCCAACTGGGCCCATCGGCATCCTGCGCCGTGCTGGTGGAAGGCGATGGCGACGCGCCGCGCTATCTCAACGTGGCGGAGGCGTTGAGCCAGCCCGATACGCAGCTGCGCATCTTCGGCAAACCCACGGTCAAGGGACGCCGACGCATGGCGGTCACGCTCGCGCGCGATGAAGACATCGAAACGGCCAAGGCCAAGGCGATCGCGGCGGCGAACATGCTGCGCGTGGAGCTGTGA
- a CDS encoding FMN-binding glutamate synthase family protein, translating into MEPSGFARWLVVVVETFAALFLLLLVLLAVVVMVVWFVDRHQTGNSVLRNYPVIGHFRYWFLHLGEFFRQYLYSSDREELPFNRAQRMWVYRAAKNVDNTNAFGSTRDLRGEGVPFFVNAPFPALGDRKLEPRPVTLGPYAREPYQHAAFFNISAMSFGALSAPAVRALSRGAAKAGIWMDTGEGGLAPYHLEGGCDIIFEIGTAKYGVRTPDGKLDDEKLLAICAHKQVKMVSIKLGQGAKPGMGGLLPAAKVTPEIAEIRGIPVGQDSQSPNRHLDIGNVTELMDAIRHIRELTGKPVGFKAVFGGVDWIAELCEEVHRRGIESAPDFIIVDGSEGGTGAAPQTLMEGVGLPLHEALPMLVDMLIVKGLRERIKVICSGKCITAYDVAWALSMGADFVNSARGFMLALGCIQSLQCNRNTCPTGITTQNPKLQRGLVVADKGERVAHYATNVMHEVGIIAHSCGVEEPRQLDRTHCRVVGDDGISVPLVKLHPYPVMPQAAVNS; encoded by the coding sequence ATGGAACCGTCGGGATTTGCGCGCTGGCTGGTCGTGGTGGTCGAAACCTTCGCCGCCCTGTTCCTGCTGCTGCTCGTGCTGCTGGCCGTCGTCGTCATGGTGGTGTGGTTCGTGGACCGTCACCAGACCGGCAACTCGGTGTTGCGCAATTATCCGGTCATCGGCCACTTCCGTTACTGGTTCCTGCACCTCGGTGAGTTCTTTCGCCAGTACCTGTACTCCAGCGATCGCGAGGAACTGCCGTTCAATCGTGCGCAGCGCATGTGGGTCTATCGCGCGGCCAAGAACGTCGACAACACCAACGCGTTCGGTTCCACCCGCGACCTGCGTGGCGAAGGCGTGCCGTTCTTCGTCAATGCGCCATTTCCCGCGCTGGGAGACCGGAAGCTCGAACCGCGTCCGGTGACCCTCGGGCCGTATGCGCGTGAGCCTTACCAGCACGCGGCGTTCTTCAACATCTCGGCGATGAGCTTCGGCGCGCTCTCCGCGCCAGCGGTGCGCGCGCTGTCGCGTGGCGCGGCCAAGGCGGGCATCTGGATGGACACGGGCGAGGGTGGTCTCGCGCCTTATCACCTGGAAGGCGGCTGCGACATCATCTTCGAGATCGGCACGGCCAAGTACGGCGTGCGCACGCCGGACGGCAAGCTCGATGACGAGAAGCTGCTGGCGATTTGCGCGCACAAGCAGGTGAAGATGGTCAGCATCAAGCTCGGCCAGGGCGCCAAGCCCGGCATGGGCGGCCTGCTGCCGGCGGCGAAGGTGACGCCGGAAATCGCGGAAATCCGGGGCATTCCGGTGGGACAGGATTCGCAGAGTCCCAACCGCCATCTCGACATTGGCAACGTGACGGAGCTGATGGATGCGATTCGCCACATCCGCGAGCTCACCGGCAAGCCGGTCGGCTTCAAGGCTGTCTTCGGCGGTGTCGACTGGATCGCGGAGCTGTGCGAGGAAGTGCACAGGCGCGGCATCGAAAGCGCGCCCGACTTCATCATCGTCGACGGCTCCGAAGGCGGCACCGGCGCGGCGCCTCAGACCCTGATGGAAGGCGTGGGCCTGCCGTTGCACGAGGCCTTGCCGATGCTGGTGGACATGCTGATCGTGAAAGGCTTGCGCGAACGCATCAAGGTGATCTGCTCGGGCAAATGCATCACCGCGTACGACGTGGCATGGGCACTGTCGATGGGCGCGGACTTCGTCAATTCCGCACGCGGCTTCATGCTGGCGCTGGGCTGTATCCAGTCGCTGCAATGCAATCGCAATACGTGCCCCACCGGCATCACCACGCAGAACCCGAAACTGCAGCGCGGCCTGGTGGTCGCCGACAAGGGCGAACGCGTGGCGCACTACGCCACCAACGTGATGCACGAGGTGGGCATCATCGCGCACAGCTGCGGCGTGGAAGAGCCACGGCAACTCGATCGCACGCACTGCCGCGTGGTGGGTGACGACGGCATTTCCGTGCCATTGGTCAAGCTGCATCCGTATCCCGTCATGCCGCAGGCCGCCGTCAACTCCTGA
- the adhP gene encoding alcohol dehydrogenase AdhP encodes MAPKTMKAAVAHRFGEPLRIEEVPVPTPGRGEVLVKIVSSGVCHTDVHAVDGDWPVKPQPPFIPGHEGVGVVVALGDAVDSLKVGDPVGIAWLHDACGHCEYCITGWETLCEAQHDSGYSVNGSFAEYAIGHAAYVARLPKDIDYAAMAPILCAGVTTYKGIRETEARPGEWIAISGIGGLGHLAIQYATAMGLNVVAVDVAEEKLDLARKLGASATVDARSPQAVEEVLDATGGGAHGVLVTAVSPKAFSQALSFTRRRGTMSLVGLPPGDFATPIFDVVLKRLTIRGSIVGTRKDLAEAVAFAAEGKVVPTIERRKLEDVNDVLQGLREGHIQGRVVLDIGTP; translated from the coding sequence ATGGCACCGAAGACCATGAAGGCCGCCGTCGCGCACCGCTTCGGCGAACCACTGCGTATCGAGGAAGTGCCCGTGCCCACGCCTGGGCGCGGCGAAGTGCTGGTAAAGATCGTCAGCAGCGGCGTCTGTCACACCGATGTGCATGCGGTGGATGGCGATTGGCCGGTAAAACCGCAACCACCTTTCATTCCCGGCCATGAAGGCGTCGGCGTGGTAGTCGCGTTGGGCGATGCCGTGGACAGCCTGAAGGTCGGCGACCCGGTGGGTATCGCCTGGCTGCACGACGCGTGCGGGCATTGCGAATACTGCATCACCGGCTGGGAAACGCTGTGCGAGGCACAGCACGACAGCGGTTACAGCGTGAACGGCAGTTTTGCCGAGTACGCGATCGGCCATGCCGCCTACGTGGCGCGACTGCCGAAGGACATCGACTACGCCGCGATGGCGCCCATCCTCTGCGCGGGAGTGACGACCTACAAGGGCATTCGCGAGACCGAGGCGCGTCCGGGCGAATGGATCGCCATTTCAGGCATCGGCGGACTTGGCCATCTGGCCATCCAGTACGCGACCGCGATGGGCCTGAACGTCGTGGCGGTGGATGTGGCCGAAGAGAAGCTCGACCTCGCACGCAAGCTTGGCGCCTCCGCGACGGTCGATGCACGCAGTCCGCAAGCAGTCGAAGAAGTACTGGATGCCACCGGCGGTGGTGCGCACGGTGTGCTGGTCACGGCGGTGTCGCCGAAGGCGTTCTCGCAGGCGCTCAGCTTCACGCGTCGCCGCGGCACCATGAGCCTGGTCGGCTTGCCGCCGGGCGATTTCGCCACGCCGATTTTCGATGTCGTGCTCAAGCGCCTCACCATCCGCGGCTCCATCGTCGGCACGCGCAAGGACCTGGCCGAGGCCGTCGCCTTCGCCGCCGAAGGCAAGGTGGTACCGACGATCGAGCGACGGAAGCTGGAGGACGTGAACGACGTGCTGCAAGGGCTGCGCGAAGGGCATATCCAGGGACGCGTGGTGCTCGACATCGGCACGCCGTAA
- a CDS encoding arginyltransferase yields MRSDRVRLFQTLPHTCGYFAERTAQNLVIDPAAPQLDQLYGPALERGFRRAGGHLYYPYCSNCRACTPCRIDVAHFAPDRSQRRCLRRNEDLQVVESMAGYNTERHALYERYLRQRHPGGGMDEADASDFRRFLTAPWSPTLFLEFRHGSRLLGVAVTDLCLQGLSAVYTFYDPDETVRGLGTYAILQQLALAKRRGLPWVYLGFWIAGHPKMDYKRRFRPLQIRTSEGWVEMPES; encoded by the coding sequence ATGCGCTCTGATCGTGTCCGCCTATTCCAAACGCTGCCGCACACCTGCGGCTACTTTGCCGAGCGCACGGCACAGAACCTCGTGATCGATCCGGCGGCACCGCAGCTGGACCAGTTGTACGGTCCGGCGCTGGAGCGCGGCTTCCGTCGCGCCGGCGGGCATCTGTACTACCCCTATTGCAGCAACTGCCGCGCCTGCACGCCCTGCCGCATCGACGTGGCGCACTTCGCGCCGGACCGCTCGCAGCGACGCTGTCTCCGCCGCAATGAAGACCTGCAGGTCGTCGAGTCGATGGCCGGCTACAACACCGAGCGGCATGCCCTGTACGAGCGCTACCTGCGCCAGCGACATCCCGGCGGCGGCATGGACGAGGCGGACGCCAGCGATTTCCGACGTTTCCTGACGGCGCCGTGGAGTCCCACGCTATTCCTGGAGTTCCGCCACGGCTCGCGCCTGCTCGGTGTCGCCGTGACCGATCTTTGCCTACAAGGCCTGTCGGCGGTCTACACCTTCTACGACCCGGACGAAACCGTTCGTGGCCTCGGCACCTACGCCATCCTGCAGCAGCTGGCTCTGGCCAAGCGCCGTGGGCTGCCGTGGGTGTACCTGGGTTTCTGGATCGCCGGCCACCCGAAGATGGACTACAAGCGGCGCTTCCGCCCGCTGCAGATCCGCACCAGCGAAGGCTGGGTGGAGATGCCGGAGAGCTAA
- a CDS encoding putative signal transducing protein, producing the protein MRQLYTSPRQDNIDRVAALLTEQGIECTIENRSNYNRPTYQRFSYSQRNENRDNWAQVWVTRADDYTRARALLKELGIEPVVRHGEELALARNPTPEGRRQSVATRVRRIVMLAMAGAFVVLMLRYMGVI; encoded by the coding sequence ATGCGTCAGCTCTATACCTCTCCCCGCCAGGACAATATCGATCGCGTCGCCGCGCTGCTGACCGAGCAGGGCATCGAATGCACCATCGAGAACCGTTCCAACTACAACCGGCCCACGTACCAGCGCTTCAGCTACTCGCAGCGCAACGAAAACCGGGACAACTGGGCCCAGGTCTGGGTGACCCGCGCGGATGACTACACCCGTGCCCGCGCACTGCTGAAGGAGCTGGGGATCGAGCCGGTGGTGCGCCACGGCGAGGAACTGGCCCTGGCCCGCAATCCCACCCCGGAAGGGCGTCGCCAGAGCGTCGCCACCCGCGTTCGCCGCATTGTCATGCTGGCGATGGCGGGTGCCTTCGTCGTCCTCATGTTGCGTTATATGGGCGTGATCTGA
- the tesB gene encoding acyl-CoA thioesterase II produces the protein MTETNVRELVDLLELERLEDNLFRGQSRDIGTHFVFGGQVLGQALSAAQRTVETPREAHSLHAYFLRAGDINAPIVYSVERTRDGGTFSSRRVVAIQHGQPILNGSISFQVPETGFEHQSSMPEVPMPEDIEPMQPLPPDRLAKLPEKLQRWLGVDAPFEFRHVWPQDKLHPVKRPPFQHIWFRLTAPVGDSPELHRSLLAYASDFNLIGTATLPHGISYYTHNVQMASLDHALWFHRPFRADEWLLYSFDSPTAQGARGLARGQIFTREGRLVASTAQEGLIRLRG, from the coding sequence ATGACGGAAACCAACGTCCGAGAACTGGTCGATCTGCTCGAACTCGAGCGACTTGAGGACAACCTGTTCCGCGGCCAGAGCCGTGACATCGGCACGCACTTCGTCTTCGGTGGGCAGGTGCTTGGCCAGGCCCTGTCGGCCGCCCAGCGCACGGTGGAAACGCCGCGTGAGGCGCACTCGCTGCACGCCTATTTCCTGCGCGCGGGCGACATCAACGCGCCCATCGTCTACAGCGTGGAGCGCACGCGCGACGGCGGCACGTTCTCCTCGCGCCGCGTGGTGGCGATCCAGCACGGCCAGCCCATCCTGAACGGCTCGATCTCGTTCCAGGTGCCGGAGACCGGTTTCGAACACCAGTCGTCGATGCCCGAAGTCCCCATGCCGGAGGACATCGAGCCGATGCAACCGCTGCCGCCGGATCGCCTGGCCAAGCTGCCGGAGAAGCTGCAGCGCTGGCTGGGCGTCGATGCACCGTTCGAATTCCGCCATGTGTGGCCGCAGGACAAGCTGCATCCGGTCAAGCGTCCGCCGTTCCAGCACATCTGGTTCCGCCTGACGGCGCCGGTCGGCGATTCGCCGGAGTTGCACCGCTCGCTGCTGGCCTACGCCTCGGATTTCAACCTGATCGGCACGGCCACCCTGCCGCACGGCATTTCCTATTACACGCACAACGTGCAGATGGCGAGCCTGGACCATGCGTTGTGGTTCCACCGGCCGTTCCGTGCCGACGAATGGCTGTTGTACTCCTTCGACAGCCCGACGGCGCAAGGCGCCCGCGGGCTGGCTCGCGGCCAGATCTTCACCCGCGAAGGCCGCCTGGTGGCCTCTACCGCCCAGGAAGGCCTGATCCGACTTCGCGGCTGA
- a CDS encoding N-acetylmuramoyl-L-alanine amidase, with product MTVIDQPLPYVHLLPERPPEAVEVVVIHCTELPDLAMAREYGERVLYEDRGTGASGHYYIDRDGSIYCYVPTTRVANHVRGHNPHSIGIELVNLGRYPHWWDSRNQTMTEPYPAAQLEALHALLDQLREAHPNLRQIAGHEDLDTARLPASDDPSVEVARKLDPGPLFPWNEVLERSGLERTGAGH from the coding sequence ATGACCGTCATCGACCAGCCCCTGCCCTACGTCCACCTGCTGCCCGAGCGTCCCCCCGAGGCCGTGGAAGTGGTGGTGATCCATTGCACCGAGCTGCCCGACCTTGCCATGGCCCGTGAATACGGCGAACGCGTGCTGTACGAAGACCGGGGTACCGGCGCCAGCGGCCACTATTACATCGACCGCGACGGCAGCATTTACTGCTATGTGCCCACCACCCGGGTGGCGAACCACGTGCGCGGGCACAACCCCCATTCCATCGGCATCGAGCTGGTGAACCTCGGGCGTTACCCGCACTGGTGGGATTCACGCAACCAGACCATGACCGAGCCTTATCCGGCTGCCCAGCTCGAGGCCCTGCATGCCCTGCTGGACCAGTTGCGCGAGGCCCACCCGAACCTGCGCCAGATCGCCGGCCATGAGGACCTGGACACGGCCCGACTGCCCGCTTCCGACGATCCGTCTGTCGAGGTGGCGCGCAAGCTGGACCCGGGCCCGCTGTTCCCGTGGAACGAGGTGCTGGAACGCAGCGGCCTGGAACGCACCGGAGCCGGGCACTGA
- a CDS encoding alpha/beta hydrolase: MGGQIILSHGSDSGPDATKVSVLAAFAESLGWTTQRPDYREEDRRGYAGSIDPRVARLIAAVDMLDRPPVLVGSSMGSFVSGLASLQRPVAGLFLLATPSDIPGYRQAFDLRAGVPTLLYHGWQDDICPPEGVLAFAQRKRLPLVVVDDDHRLSASVDHIVGQFRLFLETVAASA, encoded by the coding sequence ATGGGCGGCCAGATCATTCTTTCGCACGGCTCGGACTCGGGCCCGGATGCCACCAAGGTCAGCGTGCTGGCCGCTTTCGCGGAATCCCTTGGCTGGACCACCCAGCGACCCGACTATCGCGAGGAAGACAGGCGTGGCTACGCGGGCTCGATCGATCCGCGCGTGGCGCGCCTGATCGCCGCCGTCGATATGCTGGACCGGCCGCCCGTGCTGGTGGGTTCGAGCATGGGCTCGTTCGTGTCGGGCCTGGCGTCGTTGCAGCGGCCGGTGGCCGGCTTGTTCCTGCTGGCTACGCCCAGCGACATCCCGGGTTATCGCCAGGCGTTCGATCTGCGCGCCGGCGTGCCGACGCTGCTCTACCACGGCTGGCAGGACGACATCTGCCCCCCCGAAGGCGTGCTCGCCTTTGCCCAGCGCAAGCGGCTGCCGCTGGTGGTGGTCGATGACGATCATCGATTGAGCGCGAGCGTGGACCACATCGTCGGACAGTTCCGCCTGTTCCTCGAAACCGTGGCGGCTTCGGCATGA
- the rlmKL gene encoding bifunctional 23S rRNA (guanine(2069)-N(7))-methyltransferase RlmK/23S rRNA (guanine(2445)-N(2))-methyltransferase RlmL encodes MSAFFATCPKGLEYLLRDELVALGAEDVREALAGVHFAGTLATAYRACLWSRLASRVLMPLAEFDAATDDALYAGVQAIDWSKHLASRATLAVDANSAQSKLTHSQFIAQRVKDAVVDQFRQRDGSRPDVDTEEPDVRINLRLRRDRATVSLDLSGAPLHRRGWRELQGEAPLKENLAAAMLLRARWPEVYAEGGALLDPMCGSGTLLIEGAWMAADVAPGLHREYYGFLGWQQHDITLWRSLLDEARQRAETGLRGLRSCFFGSDADPRMVQTAKRNAQEAGVSGFLTLDKHDATHVAPPPGYTRGVVITNPPYGERLGDRAEMPRLYRALGEALRERFAGWRAAVLAGDAELGHAIPLRAEKKYALYNGALETVLLVFELHARSETPREAKPLSEGAQMLRNRLEKNLRHLRKRLEREGIACWRAYDQDLPEYAAAIDVYGQDDGGLWLHIQEYRAPADIPAETARHRLREIVRVAGEVLGVPRERIALKTRERGKGGSKYGQFDQRGEFIEVAEGGLHFLVNLTDYLDTGLFLDHRLVRAKVRELAKGRRFLNLFAYTATASVYAADGGAQDTTSVDLSATYLDWASRNLALNGFTGVKHRLMQADAMSFLQRDRERYGLIYVDPPTFSNSKRAEDFDVQRDHVELLLACAGRLAPEGVIVFSNNFRRFKLDRDALDERFSIEDWSAPSIPFDFTRRADIHGCWILRLNARESPWGGTVNHVRNQGKR; translated from the coding sequence ATGAGCGCCTTCTTCGCTACCTGCCCCAAGGGCCTGGAATACCTGCTGCGCGATGAGCTGGTCGCGCTTGGCGCGGAAGACGTGCGCGAGGCGCTGGCCGGCGTGCATTTCGCAGGCACGCTCGCCACGGCCTATCGCGCCTGTTTGTGGTCGCGATTGGCCAGCCGCGTGCTGATGCCGCTGGCGGAATTCGACGCCGCCACCGACGACGCGCTCTACGCCGGCGTGCAGGCCATCGATTGGTCGAAGCATCTCGCCTCCCGCGCCACCCTGGCCGTGGATGCGAACTCGGCGCAGAGCAAGCTCACGCACAGCCAGTTCATCGCCCAGCGCGTGAAGGATGCCGTCGTCGACCAGTTCCGCCAGCGCGACGGCTCGCGACCGGACGTGGACACCGAAGAGCCCGACGTGCGCATCAACCTGCGCCTGCGCCGCGATCGCGCCACCGTCTCGCTGGACCTGTCCGGCGCTCCGCTGCACCGCCGCGGTTGGCGCGAGCTGCAGGGCGAAGCGCCGCTGAAGGAAAACCTCGCCGCCGCGATGCTGCTGCGCGCGCGCTGGCCGGAGGTCTATGCCGAAGGCGGTGCGCTGCTCGATCCCATGTGCGGTTCGGGCACGTTGCTGATCGAAGGCGCCTGGATGGCGGCCGACGTGGCGCCGGGCCTGCATCGCGAGTACTACGGCTTCCTCGGCTGGCAGCAGCACGACATCACCCTGTGGCGCAGCCTGCTGGACGAAGCGCGGCAACGCGCCGAAACCGGCCTTCGCGGTCTGCGCAGCTGCTTCTTCGGCAGCGACGCCGATCCGCGCATGGTGCAGACCGCCAAGCGCAATGCGCAGGAAGCGGGCGTCTCCGGCTTCCTCACGCTGGACAAGCACGACGCCACCCATGTGGCGCCCCCGCCGGGCTATACGCGCGGCGTGGTGATCACCAATCCGCCGTACGGCGAGCGCCTGGGCGACCGGGCCGAGATGCCGCGCCTGTACCGGGCCTTGGGCGAAGCCCTGCGCGAGCGGTTTGCCGGCTGGCGTGCCGCCGTCCTGGCCGGCGATGCGGAGCTCGGCCACGCCATTCCGCTGCGCGCGGAAAAGAAATACGCCCTCTACAACGGCGCCCTGGAAACCGTGTTGCTGGTGTTCGAGCTGCACGCGCGCAGCGAAACGCCGCGCGAGGCGAAGCCGCTGTCCGAAGGCGCGCAGATGCTGCGCAACCGCCTGGAGAAGAACCTGCGGCACCTGCGCAAGCGGCTGGAGCGCGAGGGCATCGCCTGCTGGCGCGCCTACGATCAGGATCTGCCGGAATACGCGGCGGCCATCGATGTCTACGGCCAGGACGATGGCGGGCTCTGGCTGCACATCCAGGAATACCGAGCGCCGGCCGACATCCCTGCGGAAACCGCGCGCCACCGCCTGCGCGAGATCGTGCGCGTGGCGGGCGAGGTGCTTGGCGTGCCGCGGGAACGCATCGCGTTGAAGACCCGCGAGCGAGGCAAGGGCGGCTCCAAGTACGGGCAGTTCGATCAGCGCGGCGAGTTCATCGAGGTCGCCGAAGGCGGCCTGCACTTCCTGGTCAACCTCACCGATTACCTGGACACCGGCCTGTTCCTCGACCACCGCCTCGTGCGAGCCAAGGTCCGCGAACTGGCCAAGGGCCGGCGCTTCCTCAACCTGTTCGCCTATACGGCTACCGCCAGCGTGTATGCGGCCGATGGCGGGGCGCAGGACACCACCAGCGTCGATCTCTCCGCGACCTATCTCGATTGGGCGTCCCGCAACCTCGCGCTCAATGGATTCACCGGGGTGAAACACCGCCTGATGCAGGCCGATGCGATGAGCTTCCTGCAGCGCGATCGGGAGCGTTATGGGCTGATCTATGTCGATCCGCCGACGTTTTCCAACTCCAAGCGCGCCGAGGACTTCGACGTCCAACGCGACCATGTCGAACTGCTGCTGGCGTGCGCCGGTCGTCTGGCGCCGGAGGGCGTGATCGTGTTCTCCAATAATTTCCGCCGGTTCAAGCTGGATCGTGACGCGCTGGATGAACGGTTCAGCATCGAGGATTGGAGCGCGCCCAGCATACCGTTCGACTTCACGCGCCGGGCCGATATCCACGGCTGCTGGATCTTGCGTTTGAACGCCCGGGAGTCGCCTTGGGGCGGCACTGTGAACCACGTCCGCAATCAGGGAAAACGCTGA